From the Salana multivorans genome, the window ATCCAGTGCGTCAGGTGAAGGGGCTCTCGTTGAACAAGCGAATCCTGTACCCGAGTCTCTCGGTCCTCGCCCTCACGCTCGCGTGGGCCGTGCAGCGGACGTGGGACATGGCGGCCATCTGCCTCGTCGCCGGTGTCGTCGTCGTGGGCATCGTGTGGTTCGGCGAGAGGTCGGCCGCCCGTACCCGCGCCAGAACGGAGGCGGCGGCGCCCTCGACTCCGCCGCCCGGCGGCCCCGGTCTCCCGCCTCGGGCGCCCGACCAGCGGTAGTCGACCGGTGCTCGCCGACGCGCAACCCGCCACGGGCGTAGCCCCGTCGGACGCCACGGCGGCGGGCACCGCGTCGGCGTAGTAGAGAGGAAAACATGGACAAGGGTCTCGTCCGCGCGATCATCGCGACTCTCGTGATCGCGCTCCTGAACGCCGTGCAGTCCCGATGGGACATGGCGGGGGCCAGCCTCGCGGGCGGCGGTGCCGCCAGCGCCCTCATGTGGTGGGGGAACGTGTCGGCGGCCCGGTCGCGTCGCAGGCTCGCGGGGGCGGAGTCGTCGGGGATGGCACCCAGCGGCTCGACCCGCCCGGGCACGTCGTCACCACACGCCGCGTCCCCACCCGTCGACCCGCCGGCGACACCACCTCAGGACCCCGACCTGCGGTAGCCCTCACGCCCCTCCACGACGTGCTGCCGGGCCGCCAGCCGCCCCAGGGCTGCCCGGGTCTCCGCCACCGTGAACCCGGCCGCCCGGGCCACGGCGTCGAGCCGGACGGCCCGACGCGTCGGCAGGGCATCCCACACCCGTCGCTCGCGCTCGCTCAGCCCCGGCGCGTCCCCCAGCCGGCCGACGTCCGGCTCCGGCACCAGCGCGCTCGCCGCGACGGGACCGAGCAGCTCGCGCACCTCGTCCGCGTCCCCGACGCACACGGCCTGCCCCTCCCGGATGAGCCGATGACACCCGGCCGACGCGGCCGACGTCACCGGGCCCGGCACCGCGCCGACCGGTCGCATCAGCTCGGCTGCGTGGTTCGCGGTCGACAGCGTTCCCGACCGCCACGCCGCCTCGACGACGACGCACCCGGCCGCGAGCGCCGCGATCAGCCGGTTGCGCGTGAGGAACCGGAACCGCGTCGGGGTGCAACCGGGCGGAACCTCGGCGACGACGCAACCCTCCCGTGCGACCCGTCGCAGCAGGCCGCCGTTGGCGGCCGGGTAGAACCGGTCGAGCCCGCCGGCCATGACGGCGACGGTCGACCCACCGGCCGCGAGGGTCACGCGGTGCGCGACCGCATCGATCCCGAACGCTCCACCCGACACGACGACCCGCCCCTCGGCGGCGAGCGCCGCGACGAGGTCCGCCGCGACGTGCTCGCCGTAGGAGGTGCTCGCCCTCGCACCGACGACGGCGACACCCCCCACGCGCGCCGCCGAGAGGAGCGAGGGATCACCCCGCACCCACAGGCAGTGCGGCTCCGCTCCGCCGAGGTCGAACAGCGACGCCGGCCATCGCGGGTCACCCCGGTGCAGCACGATCCCGCCGAGCGTGCGGATCAGCTCGACGTCCCGCGCCGGGTCGAGCTCACCGACGCGGGTGCGCCACCGCTCGACAGCGGCGTCGAGATGTGGCTCGCCCAGATGCTCGCCCCCGAGGACGAGCTCGAGCGCCGGTGCCGCCCCGAGCGCCGCGACCACCTCCCCGGCTGCGCGGTCGCCCGGCTCGACGAGCCGCGACCAGGCGGCCGCCACGAGGACGGGGTCGTCGCGGTCGAACGGCACGAACGCCGCCCCGGACCACGCCCGCCCGCTACCCATGACTCCCTCGCATCCGGAGCGTCATGGCCTGACCGACGTCGTCCACCCCGGGCTCATCCCGCCCGGCCAGGTCCGCGATGGTCCACGCGACCCGGTGCACCCGATCGGCGCCGCGCAGGGTGAGCAACCCGTGCTCGACCGCCCACACCAGGTCGGCCCGGGCCTGCGGGGACAACGGGTGCGTCTTGCGCAGCCACGCGCCGGGGACCGCCGCGTTGGTCGACCAGGGCCGATCGCGCCACCGTTGCCGCATCCGTCGCCTCGCCGCCAGGACCCGGGAGGCGATCGTCGCGCTGGACTCCCCGCCCTCGACCGACAGGGACGCCGCGCGCGTCTGGGGCACCTCGACCTGGAGGTCGACCCGGTCCAGCAGCGGCCCGGACAGGCGACCCAGGTAGCGCCGACGCTGGACCGAGGAGCAGGAGCACTCCTCGCCCTTCCCCGCCGCGTGGCCGCAGGGACACGGGTTCGCGGCGAGGACGAGCTGGAACCGCGCCGGGTAGCTCGCGGACCCGAGCGCGCGGTCGAGCGTGAGCGTCCCGTTCTCCAGCGGCTGGCGCAGCGTGTCGAGCACGCGCGGACTGAACTCGGGTGCCTCGTCCAGCGCCAGCACCCCCAGGTGGGCCCGGCTCGCGGCGCCGGGGCGAGGCACGCCCGACCCGCCGCCGACGATCGCGGCCGCACTCGCCGTGTGGTGCGGCGCCTCGTACGGCGGACGGACGATGAGGCCGCGGGAGGGGTCGAACGTGCCGGCGACCGAGTGCAGCGACGTCACCTCGACGGCCTCCGCCTCGGTCAGGTCGGGCAGGATCCCCGGCAGCCGCGCGGCGAGCATCGTCTTGCCGGTCCCCGGCGGGCCGACGAGGAACAGGTGGTGTGCTCCGGCCGCGGCGACCTCGAGGGCGAACCGCGCCTGGTCCTGCCCGACCACGTCGGCCAGGTCGAGCGCGGCTCCCGGCAGCGCGGCACCCGCCTCCGCGGCGGGCGCACCACCGGCGACGGCGCGCTCCACCGGCTGGAGTCGCGGCACGGTCACCTCCGCGCCGTACCGCTCCAGGAGCTCCGCCAGATGGCCGACCCCGAGCACCTGCGCACCGGGCACGAGCGACGCCTCGGCGACGTCGGCCAGCGGGACGACGACGCGGGGGCACCCGGCCCGGACGGCCGCGTGCACCATCGGCAGCACGCCCCTGACCGGGTGGACGCGGCCGTCGAGTCCGAGCTCGCCGAGGTGCACGACGCCGCGCGGCCGAGCGGGTGCGGCGTCCGCCCCGGCGAGCACCGCGACCGCGACCGCGAGGTCGAACGACGACCCGGCCTTCGGCAGCTCCGCCGGCCAGAGGTTCACCGTGACCCGCCGCTGCGGGAACGTGATCCCGCACGAGTGCACCGCGGCGCGCACGCGCTCGCGGGACTCCGAGAGCGCCCGGTCCGGGCGACCGACGAGCGTGAAGGCCGGCAGGCCCGCGGCCACGTGGGCCTCGACCTCGACGACGTCCCCCACCAGCCCGCGCAGCGCGATCGCGGAGGTCCGACCGAGGCCCATCAGCCGGCGCCCCGGACGTGGACCAGGCGGGGCTCCGACCCGTCGGGCCAGAGGATGCCGAGCACGTCGATCCGCACGTCGCTCGGACCGCCACCGCGGCCACGCGCGCGGCCCCCGGTCCCCTGCGCCTCGCTCGACCCGGCCTCGTCGGCGCGCGCCAGCCACTCCCCCGTCAGCAACCGGAGCCGCGCGAGCTTGCGCGGTGTCACCGCCGCGAGCGGGCCGCCGAGCACCATCGAGGAGCGCGTCTTCACCTCCAGCACGACGAGGCAGTCCCCGTCCCTGGCGACGACGTCGATCTCCCCGCGCTCGCCCCGCCAGTTGCGGGCGAGCACGGACCATCCCTGCTCCTGAGCCCAGGCGACGGCGAGGTCCTCCCCGCGCCGGCCGAGCGTGTCCTTCGCTGCCATGGCCACCTCCTCGGACCCACCATCGGGCACGGGAGGAGCAGGCCGCGCGGGGCCTGTGCACGGTCAGGAGAGGGCGTCGTCTCGCGACCGTGTGGACAGCGCTGGTCGGCGTCGGATCAACGGTCGCGGCGGCATGGGCCGGCCGTCGGAGCCAGGTCGTTCACCGGCTGATCAGGCGCGTCCGGTCGCGGGCGCGGGAGACGACGGTCGAGCCGGCGGATCGGTCAGCCGCGACGACGCGGCGGGCCGGCAGCGGCTCCAGAGCGCTTGGAAGGGCTCGGGTGAGGCTCAGGGAACCTGGAGGTCGGCCTTGGACAGCTCCTCGACGTTGACGTCCTTGAACGTCACGACGCGCACCTGCTTGACGAACCGCGCCGAGCGGTAGACGTCCCAGACCCACGCGTCGGCGAGGGAGAGCTCGAAGAACACCTCGCCGCCGGCCGAGCGCACCTGCAGGTCGACGTGGTTGGCGAGGTAGAAGCGGCGCTCGGTCTCGACCACGTAGGAGAACAGTCCGACGACGTCCCGGTACTCGCGGTAGAGCGCGAGCTCCATCTCGGTCTCGTAGTTCTCCAGGTCCTCTGCACTCACGAGACCATCATGCCGCGTTCGAGCGTCTCCTCCGAGTCGAGCCCGCCGGCCGGACCGAGCCCGGCGCCCGTCGGCGGCTCGGCGCCGACTGCCGAGCCGAGACCCGCCGACCCGACGCCGGGCAGCCGCCAGCTGCGCCGGTGCAGCCCGGACGGTCCGTGCTGCGCGAGCGCGGCGATGTGGCTCGGCGAGGCGTACCCCTTGTTCTCGTCCCACGCGTACCGCGGGTCCGCGGCGTGCGCCTCGCGCATCATCGCGTCCCGCTCGACCTTGGCGAGGATGCTCGCGGCGGCCACCCCGGTGCACGTCATGTCCGCCTTGATCCGGACGACGACGCGCGGCTCGTGCTCGGGCAGGATCGCCGGCCCCGCCGGGACCCGCTGCCCCGTCGGGATCGCCGGCCCCGCCGGGAACGACTGCCCAACCGAACCGTCCTCCAGCGCGGAGAACAGGTCGACGCGGCGCGTGAACCAGTCGTGGTTCCCGTCCAGCAGCAGGACGGCCGGGACCAGGCCGGCCGCGTGGATCGCGGCGAGCGCCCGCCGACCGGCGAGGGCGAGCGCGGCCATGATGCCGACGTCGTCGATCTCGGCGGCGCTCGCGTGCCCGACGGCGCAGGCGAGCGCCCACGACCGGATGGGCCGCACCAGCGCCTCGCGGCGGTGGCTGGGCAGCAGCTTGGAGTCGCGCAGCCCCGTCGGGACGCGGCGCACGAGATCGGACACGACGATGCCGACGCTCACCGGCCCGGCGAGACAGCCGCGGCCGACCTCGTCCATCGCCCCGACGACGACGTGCTCGCCGGAACCGTCCCGCGCCGCGGCGAGCTCGCGCTCCAGCCGACGGCTCGGCGGCGTCCCGGCGGTCACGGCGTCGGGTCGGGGACGTCGACGAAGGTCGCCCCCGGGTTGTGCAGCACCCCGAACCGGTCGAAGGGCCACAGGCGGACCTGCGCGACGCCGACGACTCCCTCCATCGGGACGAACCCGCCGCCGGGACCGCCCATGTGGGCGCGGGAGTCGCCCGAGTTGCCCCGGTTGTCCCCGAGCACCCACAGGTTGCCGTCCGGCACGACGACGTCGAACTCGGTGAGGCTGGGCGCGGCGCCGGGCATGACGTACGGCTCGTCCAGGGAGACGCCGTTGACGGTGATCCGGCCGGTCGGGTCGCAGCACACCACGTGGTCGCCCGGGAGCCCGATCACCCGCTTGATGAGGTGCGAGC encodes:
- the dprA gene encoding DNA-processing protein DprA gives rise to the protein MGSGRAWSGAAFVPFDRDDPVLVAAAWSRLVEPGDRAAGEVVAALGAAPALELVLGGEHLGEPHLDAAVERWRTRVGELDPARDVELIRTLGGIVLHRGDPRWPASLFDLGGAEPHCLWVRGDPSLLSAARVGGVAVVGARASTSYGEHVAADLVAALAAEGRVVVSGGAFGIDAVAHRVTLAAGGSTVAVMAGGLDRFYPAANGGLLRRVAREGCVVAEVPPGCTPTRFRFLTRNRLIAALAAGCVVVEAAWRSGTLSTANHAAELMRPVGAVPGPVTSAASAGCHRLIREGQAVCVGDADEVRELLGPVAASALVPEPDVGRLGDAPGLSERERRVWDALPTRRAVRLDAVARAAGFTVAETRAALGRLAARQHVVEGREGYRRSGS
- a CDS encoding YifB family Mg chelatase-like AAA ATPase, whose amino-acid sequence is MGLGRTSAIALRGLVGDVVEVEAHVAAGLPAFTLVGRPDRALSESRERVRAAVHSCGITFPQRRVTVNLWPAELPKAGSSFDLAVAVAVLAGADAAPARPRGVVHLGELGLDGRVHPVRGVLPMVHAAVRAGCPRVVVPLADVAEASLVPGAQVLGVGHLAELLERYGAEVTVPRLQPVERAVAGGAPAAEAGAALPGAALDLADVVGQDQARFALEVAAAGAHHLFLVGPPGTGKTMLAARLPGILPDLTEAEAVEVTSLHSVAGTFDPSRGLIVRPPYEAPHHTASAAAIVGGGSGVPRPGAASRAHLGVLALDEAPEFSPRVLDTLRQPLENGTLTLDRALGSASYPARFQLVLAANPCPCGHAAGKGEECSCSSVQRRRYLGRLSGPLLDRVDLQVEVPQTRAASLSVEGGESSATIASRVLAARRRMRQRWRDRPWSTNAAVPGAWLRKTHPLSPQARADLVWAVEHGLLTLRGADRVHRVAWTIADLAGRDEPGVDDVGQAMTLRMRGSHG
- a CDS encoding YraN family protein, which codes for MAAKDTLGRRGEDLAVAWAQEQGWSVLARNWRGERGEIDVVARDGDCLVVLEVKTRSSMVLGGPLAAVTPRKLARLRLLTGEWLARADEAGSSEAQGTGGRARGRGGGPSDVRIDVLGILWPDGSEPRLVHVRGAG
- a CDS encoding DUF2469 domain-containing protein; translation: MSAEDLENYETEMELALYREYRDVVGLFSYVVETERRFYLANHVDLQVRSAGGEVFFELSLADAWVWDVYRSARFVKQVRVVTFKDVNVEELSKADLQVP
- a CDS encoding ribonuclease HII, giving the protein MTAGTPPSRRLERELAAARDGSGEHVVVGAMDEVGRGCLAGPVSVGIVVSDLVRRVPTGLRDSKLLPSHRREALVRPIRSWALACAVGHASAAEIDDVGIMAALALAGRRALAAIHAAGLVPAVLLLDGNHDWFTRRVDLFSALEDGSVGQSFPAGPAIPTGQRVPAGPAILPEHEPRVVVRIKADMTCTGVAAASILAKVERDAMMREAHAADPRYAWDENKGYASPSHIAALAQHGPSGLHRRSWRLPGVGSAGLGSAVGAEPPTGAGLGPAGGLDSEETLERGMMVS